aataaaaagatataacaataataataataataataataagtgttCAAAGACCAATGAAGGAAACAGATTTCCTACCATTTTTATTACGGGCGGCAACATGAGGCACAAAGAGAAACTCATAAGTTTGTTGGGGGAAGCCAGAAGGTGTTAACTTCCCCGAGGCCATAAAGACCTGGGAGTCTGGAGTGTATTAGGCAGAGGTGATAGATGTGCAAAATCTTGGAAGTGTTAAACATGTTATTGTAGGAGTTGCTGGAGTGTAGTTTGCTTGGGAGGatagctggagggagggaggtttgCCAGGTGGAGGGGTTTAATATTCTAGAAATAGCCCTGTAAGAAGGCAGAgtaagctgggcgatggtggggtacatcttgagttcaaggccagcttggtctacagattgagttccaggacagccaaggccacacagaaaaccagtcatgaaaaaccaaaccaaacaaacaaggcaGAGAAGATATCATTCTTATTATTTCAGATGAGGAAGGAGTTTCAGATTCTTTGGAAGTTAGCAGCAGGGCTAACCTGCCTGTCTAACCTGCCAAAAAGGTTTcttcgtgtagttttggttcctgtcctggatctcactctgtagaccaggctggcctcgaactcacagaaattcccccagctctgcctcctgagtgctgagattaaaggcgtgtgccaccactgcccaagctgtttttttttttttttttttgaataggaaatagggtctctctctatagctccagctgtcctggaactgtgtagacgagtctggcctcaaacatgataagctctgcctgcctttgctgagattgaaggcttgtgccaccacaccaggccatATTGTTACCAGTAACAAGTTCTGAGTAGAGATATTGTCGTGGTATTGAAGATGTCACAGATGAAGCTGATAGACAGACTTAGGACTTGCTTCATGGCAATTACATGTCCTCCTTTCCGTGTTTGGGGATTCAGGTACAGCAGTTCCTTCGGCTCGCCCAACGGGGAAcagatgagaaagagagggagaaggctCTGGTCAGCCTTCGTCGAGGCTTGCAGCACCCTGAAACCCAGCAAACCTTTATCAGGTCAGTGTGGGTGGTGTGAGTGGTTGGGCTGGGCTTTCCAGGGACAAGAGAGAATGGAGGGGATAGACCACAGGCTTAGTAGGTTCTGGTGTCGTTCATGTAGGCTGGAGGGCAGCATGCGGACCCTTGTGGGGCTCCTGACCAGCAACCGCGCCCTGTTGCAGCTTGAGGCGGCTCGCTGCCTCCATGAGCTCTCTCATTCTGAGCAACCTGCAGTGGCTGaggcctgcctgccagccacttCCTACCTCCTCACCTACCTCTCTGCTCACAGCTCAGACTTCATAGTAAGGCCTGTCCCTTTTAACCTTGCTCTGTGCTTAGAGTTTATATATGCTTTTGGGGCCAGCTCGAGCTGGCAggtacaggaaaagaaaaagcggGGCACGTACCCgccatttctcctttcttgtGAGCTTCAAGGACAGGGTCATGCCGTCCTTCTCGCTGGTGTGAGATGAGCCCAGCCCACTGCTTTTGTCGCCTGCTCTCAGGAGCTGTGTCTGTATACACTGGGGAACCTTATCGTGGAGAGCGAGGCTGTGAGAAAGCAGCTCCTGGCACAGGGCGTTGTTCCAGCCTTGGCTGCCTGCATCCAGGTGAGTGCTTCCTTGGTGTCTCCCTAGCAAGCCTCCCCTAGCTCCTCTCCACATGTTCCGCTGGCTTAGCAAGGGagctccaccctctgccctggTCAAAGGGGTTAAAGTCTTCTGGGTCCTTAGGACCTGTTTTCCAGTCAGATTCCCTACCCTGTCTGTTTCTAGTCCCCCCATGTGGCTGTGCTGGAAGCCCTTGGATATGCCTTGTCCCAGCTTCTGCAGGCTAAGGAAGCCCCGGAGAAGATCATTCCGTGAGTAAAATGATGTCTTCAGAGACCTGGCCATGGTTGACCCTCTTGGTGGTGTAGCCCATGGTGCCTGATCAGATCTGATTTCCACAGTTTCaactctctgtgtctggctagagAGAACTTGGGGGTTTGGATACTTTCTTGCTCTAAGTGTTTGAGAGGAGCCATTGGTCTCCCCATGGTTCCTGCTCACAGCCTGCTTCTGCTGGcagctctcttctggactccagtcTTCCCCAGCACATGCTACGACTCATGCAGCCAGGCCCGAAGCTGAACCTTGGGGTTGCTGTGGAGTTTGCCTGGTGCCTTCACTACATCATTTGCAGGTAACAGGCCAACTGGGAAAATGTCTTTCCTGGTGCTTCCTACATATGACTTCAGTCTTTGGACTGAATTTAGTTTTTAGAATTGCTTTGGTGAGTTTTCATCCCTCTGGTGCTTTCTTTTGCTCAGGAAACCCACGGACCTTAGTTGTTTTGTAGCTTAAACATAGACTTGATAGTGATTGCTTGCTATCTGTTGCCCAGCCAGGTCAACAATGCTATGCTTCTCACCCTTGGGGCTCTGCCCACATTGGCAATGCTGCTGTTGGACTTGGCTGGGGCTGTCCAGAGAATGGATGATGAGGGACTAGAGCTAGTAAGTAAAAAGATCTGTGAGCCTTTCTTCCATGCTGCCCTTTTGTGTCTGCTGCCTCTTCCCGCTTCCACCACACTCAACCTGTCTTTGCAGCTTGCTTGCCCTGTGCTTCGCTGCCTAAGCAACCTGTTAACGGAAGTACCAGTGGAGGCCACGGGCGAGCAAATGGAGCTCAGAGACGAGCGAGTTGTGGCAGCCTTATTTATCCTTCTCCAGTTCTTCCTTCAGAAACAGCCCACCTTGCTGCCCGAGGGCCTCTGGCTCCTCAACAACCTCACTGGTATGTTGTTAGAATCTGCACAGGCCTGGTCTTTTatcatcattaaaatatttattaaaaccaAAGGAGGGGGGTAGATTTATTAGGAAGCAAAGTACAGAttagagggaaaagaagagaaaaggggggctgggcaaggcaattcaAATGCTGTAGGAGGAGCCCACACCTTTTGCCTACCCTGTCAGTGAAGGTCTCCCATCTTATAAGCATCTTGCAGGGGTCCTGAGCCCCTGAAAGGACTCCTTTGGAGGAAGACCATACCTCCATCTACCCATGGCTGTCAGGCAATCTTTCCCTCCTCACCTTCCCAATAAATTGCCTGGGTCTTAGTTCCTTCAggataaaataaaagcaatctgAGGGATCCCTACCTCATGCTCAGGGTTACCTGCCCTacacctcttcctcttttccaacCTTAGCTTGTTCCCTAGAATTTCCAGAGATGCTCAGTAAACAAATAATACTCCATCAAAACTTCGGTCAGAAAAATCTTCCAGATGAAGTGCTCTCACTTCTTGCCGACCCACCCAGCCAAGGGTCTCCTCTTCTGAGCTAGTCATTCTGAAAATTCTGGGACAGGTGGAACCCTAGGCCTCATGGGGTTCCTGGAACTAGGAGACTGAAAAATGTAGTAAGAGCTCCCCCATGTGGACACACAGTTTCTTGCTCATCtgtagaaacacacatacataaatgtatccCCTTAACTTCCTAGTGTGTGTTCATATGCTGAGTTCTGGGAGCCATGTATATACATGTTACAATCACAAAACTCTTTCATGGCATGCTTAGCCTCTTGGTAGCTAGACCTCAGAGCTTGAAACtactggagacaggaagtaggaaTAAACTTTTCTAATTCAGCTGGGAGAAGAACCAAGGGCAGAGGACTTCAGCGACAGGATGGGTATCTTGGGAGGAGAGGCTGTCCCCATCACACCTCACTAGAGGTTTGGGGATGTCGGGTCTTCTAAGTTGTAGTAAGGAAGTATCTGATACTGTCATCCTCCTGGGGGCCAAATTTGTAGTCAGGGGACTTGTGGGATGGAGTGGAAGCTCAAGGAAGATGCTAAAGTCCTCTTGCACATGGCACATGCTCCAGGGACAGGTTGGCAACCATCACAGTGGACATGTTTCTTGTCCTTGAAGGCCCATTGTCACCCGTTTGGACAACAGCAACACTAACCTCAAAGCGAGCAGGATCTGGTCCTTTAGATGCAGAGGGTAGTTCCTCATGGCCTAGGCTGTAGCAGACTGGACTGTGAGGGTAGCAGTTCAGAACTACAGGTACTTCATATGACATTTTCCTTTTCAGCAAACAGTCCCACTTTTTGTACCTCCTTGCTTTCTCTGGATCTGATCGAGCCCCTCTTGCAGCTGTTGCCACTATCAAATGTGATAAGTGTGCTGGTATGTACTGGTATATATCAAAATTTGGGTCCATGAACTGTTGGTCAAAGCAAATAGAAGAGTAGACCTGGGCTCTCTAAGTACCCTTAACTGAGAGCTGGTAGGCGGTGTGGTTTGGTTTCAGAGCTAATACAGTCTAGatgtaacctttttttttgtaataatttattcttatgtgcactggtgttttgcatgtatgtctgtgtgaggctgtcagaTCTTGCGATAGTTATGTATTGAACTGTCCTGAGACAATTTTTAATGTTAGCTGCTATGTAGTGTAGGTGCTAGGAGAGTTCTGAACCTttggggtcctctggaggagcagtcagttctcttaactgttggagagccatctctccatccccctagGTGTGGTGTAAGTCTTTAAGCTAGACTACTGCTTATGGGCCTTGGGTAAATCAGCCATTGGAAGCTTCAACCTCTTCACTTACAAGTGGGTACTATCAGAGGTGGTTGTGGGAATTACATATAAAAGAGTTTGTAATAGTACCTGGACACATAGTCAGCCTTGCTTATACTATCATAATTCTtggttttcatcattttttttttgggggggtgtccTTGTGTTTACAGGTGCTTACAGTTCTGTGCAATGTTGTAGAAAAGGGTCCAGCTTACTGCCAGCGGTTGTGGCCAGGGCCCTTGCTCTCCTGTTTGCTCAAAACACTGGTTCTCTCGGACACTGAAGTAGTAGGCCAGAGTCTGGAGTTGCTGCAGCTGCTATTCCTGTATCAGCCGGAGGTGGGTGTGGTTTCCAGTCCCTTGATTAGAAGTTACTCATCTCACCATGGTGCCCgtctctatatttgtttctcTGGCAAGGCTAGCCTGTGTGGGCTGAAGGTCAGAACCTTCATCTTGTTAGGAATGTACTGTCTAAGAAGTGGGCTGACCCATGAACTATAGGAGTTGGGCTTTAGGATCTAAATGTTGGTTCTTCTGTATCCTCAGGCTGCCCAGGCCTTCCTGCAGCAATCAGGGCTGCAGGCCCTAGAAAGGCATCAGGAGGAAGCCCAGCTTCAGGATAGGATACTTGCTCTCCAGCAGACAGCTATTCGTGGATGACCTGGCTGCTTAATGTCACTCCCTAGCCCCTGTGGTCTATTTATCCCAGGGTCCCCTATTGTGTTTTAGGAGTGTTGGCTTTTTATGTacctgaggatggtcttgaacttgagattgTCTTGTTTCACTGTCTTAAGTTGGTTAATGACATGTGACACCACAGCTGGCAGCTGGTGGTTTTTGAtgagaaataaaattgtatttttatgtaaaactGTTTTGGCTCAGTGTTTGCACAGTAAGGGGGAGAAGGGAATAAGGACGAGAACATTCTGAAGCAGCACTGTACATAGTTACGCTTTATAAGGAACCGAAGAACACATTTCCCCACACTGTATCCAGTCTAGTAGAGCCCAGGTTCTGGTGCTCTTGCTCACAGTCCTCAGTGGAGACAATTCAGGCTTTGCCACTCAGCACATTCTCCAGGGCTCTGGATACCTCTTCAGCACTCAGGTTGTTCAGAGACACATTCTTCTCTTGGCCAAAAGCTGAGGAAAGGTGATTAAATGAATAGCCTATATAATGGACCATAAATCATAAAGGGTCTTTATTTCAAAGTTGTTAggataagaaaggaaagagatatgGCTTGTGGAACATAGGGCTTCATGCCTACATAGTTCCAGGCTGGCTATATTATgcaaccctgccttaaaaaaaagtagttttgCTGTGCTTAGCATTAATCCAGTGAGTCTATTTGGGAATCCCAGGTCCTACTAGAATTTTATCTGGGAAGAAAGGTGTCTGAGTGATAAGGTCACTGTAGGCATTAACTACCAAGCAGGGGTCTATCCTTACCTGATTGTCCATTTTTGGCTGGCCATAGTCCACTTAAATATGTGGCACTATGCACATGCAGTATTACACACTAAAGTTACTCTTGACTAGGTCCCTCTGTGTGCTTTAGGAGGAACCTGTTTAATATTATAGTGTATAGGAGTCTTTGGTTACAACCAATCTGTAGTAGGATATGACTCCACTCCCACGTAGTCCTTTGGCATGGTTGGAATGATTAAAATTTAATGTATTACCTACCTACTATCTTTTGGTCAACATGTTAAGAAAATATCAGATTGTAATAAATAGGACTAGTGTAATGTAATAGGTAATGTTATTACTGGTCAGGGAATGCCTTACTCTTGGTACTGACAATCAAACCCGGGGCTTCTCATATGAAAGGTAATCACCGGCTTTCTTTGTACCtttaaaattttgagacaagatttcactaaATTTCCCAGTCAGGGTTTGAATTCACTATAGCCTCAGACAGGCCTTgagttcatgatcctcctgcctctgcctgggaggaTCTGTAGCTGGGATTTATAGGCTGGCTCAGGaatgtcttttttgagacagtaatATAAACGGTTAGATGCAATTAACAACCTGGATGATGGGAGCCAACCATATTATCAGTACTCTATAAGGAAGGGGCACACAACGTACGTAAAAGCTCAACCCTGTTCTATTCTTGCTGCATAATTTTAGGCAGATTCTATGTTTGGTTAAGTTTTCTAATATCTACTAAAGACAAGCACCCACTCACAATAACCACGCAAGAAAAGCTCCCATTTACAAGATTAATGAAGACTACTGGGAATGAGGAAAGTACACAGCACAAGCCCTAGgcaagaaatgctcaacattacTGAAATTCTCCGTCTCTGAATTTGCACTGGCTAAGGTGTAATTCGGGAGGGCCGACATTGTCATGGAggagcatgttttttttttttttttttttaacctgaagtTCACTCTGAACTGCAAGAACTACTGGTTCTTATTCAAGACCCGGCCAGGCTCCATATGTATGTTGCCAGGAATACAGGAATAAAAAAGCATCACACAACTAGGCAAATGTGAATTTCCTCATCCGCGGAAGTTCGAGTTTTGGTCTTCTGTCCCATTTTTCTTTTGACGTTGGGAGGCCCCTTCTGTGCTAACCCATATTCTGCGACCCGGGTCCCTGCCTCCGGCGACCAGTACTCACCGTAGCGGGCCCAGAGCTTGGGCTGCACCTCCGAACATTCGCGGATTAGAATGGGCAGGCCGGGGTGCGCCTTCTTCAGCTCCACATAACGTTGGTGGATGAAATTCCTGCAGGGTGGGAGAGACCGCCGCTAGCGCTAAGGGCacgcacccctccccccaccccgaagGTCAAGGTCACAACTCCAGGTTCCGAAGCCCACCCGCCTCCCCACGCTACGCCTCACCTCACACCCTGGCTGCCCGGCGAACGCTGGCATAAGTGGATGCGAATCTCCCGCAGCGCCAGCTTGCTACCGACCGCCCGGCTAGCAGCGGCGGCCGCCATCTTTGCCAGCAAAGGAGCGCCCAATCACGACTTCGCAGCCGCCTCGATCGGACCAATAGCGGGCCCCCTCTAGTCTCCGCCACCGATTGGATGACGAAGGGAGGGGCGGGATAAGTCTCGGCCAATGACACGAGGCCTTTGTAGCGGCGGTGCGGCACGGCGCTAAGGAGGCCGGAAGGCCCGGAACGCAAAGCGCGGTGGCGAGTTTTCGCGGTGCACTGTGGGAGGAAGGTGGGCGCTGTTGTTTTGTGGAGGAGGCTTCACGATTGCCGGCTTTGGGAGACCGCGGCCAAAATGCCAGAACGAGACAGTAAGTCAGCCATTCTCCCTTCGCCAGTCGGACTAGGGGTTTCTGCCAGGTGTCGTGTACGGTTGGGGCCGCGCCGGCCATTCGTCTTCAGGAGGGGCCCGGCCGAGCTGCCCCCGAGTTTCGTTCCTCCGGCGGGGAGCGGCGTTTTGAATTTGTCAGGCtgtcccacctccctcctccctccttagTGACCCGTAGCTGTGCCTCCCTTTCGGGGacttggtttgtttatttgacctgggaggggaggggctcgCTTCGCTGTCAGGCAAACCTCAGAATCCCGACTAGCTGGGATTACCGGATGCTGGGCTCTTTCATGTAGAGGTTTAGAAGCGatctcttgaaattttttttttttttgttaattctcCACTTCGTTTGGGAAAACCCCTCTTTATAACTTTTTCTTTCCCCAAGTGAGACGGAAGCTCGAACCTGGACGGGTTtcgaactcttgatccttctgtctccactgctCAAGACCTGGGGTGACAGGCGTGGGCCACTACAAACGGCACTTTCGCTGGTGTCTTTTTGAGATAGTCTGATTGTGtcgcccaaactggccttgaactcttggcggcccttgctgcctcagtctcccttgGGCTGGGTTTCCAGGTGTCAGCCACCGCCCCCAGCTTCTGATTGCATAGCTTCTTGTAGCCCTCCCATTTCATCGGAACCGCTTACTGCGTAACCGCTGCGCCTTTCTTGTCTTCTCTTTTGCTCGTTTTTATAATTGCCAGTTTCTGCACGGAACTCACACATTAAACGAGGCATGAATGAAGCCGGGCTGTGGATcccagtgagttcgaggccagactacaaagcgagttccaggacagcagggctgctacacagagaaaccctgtctccagaaacaaaAGCGAGTGATTAATgtcaacttttcttttctttaacttaaGGTGAGCCCTTTTCCAACCCTTTGGCCCCAGATGGCCACGATGTGGACGATCCTCATTCCTTCCACCAGTGAGTATTTTGAGCAATGAGCAAGAGGAATGTAGGGATAGTGAAAGAATTCTGAATATTTTGTTGGTAAGAATGGTCCAAAAGTTCATAGAAGGTGGCTTATTGAGAGGAAAACGCTAAT
The genomic region above belongs to Peromyscus leucopus breed LL Stock chromosome 19, UCI_PerLeu_2.1, whole genome shotgun sequence and contains:
- the Tmco6 gene encoding transmembrane and coiled-coil domain-containing protein 6 isoform X1 — protein: MWSRRQSRLKTLACGVEELRCRRREREAALRKARREQQLVSKRLLREDAPEEAGGQSAAVLLGEAEVQQFLRLAQRGTDEKEREKALVSLRRGLQHPETQQTFIRFWCRSCRLEGSMRTLVGLLTSNRALLQLEAARCLHELSHSEQPAVAEACLPATSYLLTYLSAHSSDFIELCLYTLGNLIVESEAVRKQLLAQGVVPALAACIQSPHVAVLEALGYALSQLLQAKEAPEKIIPSLLDSSLPQHMLRLMQPGPKLNLGVAVEFAWCLHYIICSQVNNAMLLTLGALPTLAMLLLDLAGAVQRMDDEGLELLACPVLRCLSNLLTEVPVEATGEQMELRDERVVAALFILLQFFLQKQPTLLPEGLWLLNNLTANSPTFCTSLLSLDLIEPLLQLLPLSNVISVLVLTVLCNVVEKGPAYCQRLWPGPLLSCLLKTLVLSDTEVVGQSLELLQLLFLYQPEAAQAFLQQSGLQALERHQEEAQLQDRILALQQTAIRG
- the Tmco6 gene encoding transmembrane and coiled-coil domain-containing protein 6 isoform X2, which gives rise to MWSRRQSRLKTLACGVEELRCRRREREAALRKARREQQLVSKRLLREDAPEEAGGQSAAVLLGEAEVQQFLRLAQRGTDEKEREKALVSLRRGLQHPETQQTFIRLEGSMRTLVGLLTSNRALLQLEAARCLHELSHSEQPAVAEACLPATSYLLTYLSAHSSDFIELCLYTLGNLIVESEAVRKQLLAQGVVPALAACIQSPHVAVLEALGYALSQLLQAKEAPEKIIPSLLDSSLPQHMLRLMQPGPKLNLGVAVEFAWCLHYIICSQVNNAMLLTLGALPTLAMLLLDLAGAVQRMDDEGLELLACPVLRCLSNLLTEVPVEATGEQMELRDERVVAALFILLQFFLQKQPTLLPEGLWLLNNLTANSPTFCTSLLSLDLIEPLLQLLPLSNVISVLVLTVLCNVVEKGPAYCQRLWPGPLLSCLLKTLVLSDTEVVGQSLELLQLLFLYQPEAAQAFLQQSGLQALERHQEEAQLQDRILALQQTAIRG
- the Ndufa2 gene encoding NADH dehydrogenase [ubiquinone] 1 alpha subcomplex subunit 2, which encodes MAAAAASRAVGSKLALREIRIHLCQRSPGSQGVRNFIHQRYVELKKAHPGLPILIRECSEVQPKLWARYAFGQEKNVSLNNLSAEEVSRALENVLSGKA